The Candidatus Margulisiibacteriota bacterium genome segment TTTCGGCCACCTGCTCCTGCGTCAGGTTAAATTCTTTCATTAATAACGCGTAAGATTCCGCTTCTTCCAGCGCGTTCAGTCCCTCGCGCTGTATATTTTCGATGATCGACTGCTCAAGCGACACTTCGTCGCTAATCCCCTTGACCACCACCGGCACTTTGTCCAGACCGGCCTGCTGTGAAGCGCGCCAGCGCCGCTCGCCAGCCACCAGCTCGTATCTGTTCTCTTTTTTGCGCACGATAAGCGGCTCGATGACGCCGTGTATTTTGATCGACGCGGCCAATTCGCCGAGGGTGTCCGGCGCAAAATTTTTGCGCGGCTGGCGCGGATTGGGCACGATTTCCGTCACCGAGATATACAAAATACTGCGGCCAAAAAGCGGCTGGATTTTGCCGTCGGTTTTGCTTAAGGAAGCGGCGACATTGTCCGCTTCTTTCTGCGCGGACCCGCCCGTGGATTGCAGCAGCGCGCCCAGACCTTTGCCCAAGCCTCTATTAATAGCCATGCGCGATCAACTCCTTTGCGAGAGCGCTGTATGCTTCCGCGCCTTTGGATTTGTCGGCGTACACCGAGATCGGCTGGCCGTAGCTCGGCGCCTCGCTGATCCGCACATTGCGCGGTATCACGGTCTGGAAAACTTTTTCGCCC includes the following:
- a CDS encoding ParB/RepB/Spo0J family partition protein, whose translation is MAINRGLGKGLGALLQSTGGSAQKEADNVAASLSKTDGKIQPLFGRSILYISVTEIVPNPRQPRKNFAPDTLGELAASIKIHGVIEPLIVRKKENRYELVAGERRWRASQQAGLDKVPVVVKGISDEVSLEQSIIENIQREGLNALEEAESYALLMKEFNLTQEQVAEKVGKARSSVANALRLNDLPLEVKDSLRKNEITAGHARAILAAGNVIEQLKVWRKVLQNNLNVRDTESLTAKKTNAKQLNRDAIEKSAELINIEQRLAAKFATKIELNGNEHEGGITIKYFSRDDLERIYALLLTNEVI